One Denticeps clupeoides chromosome 3, fDenClu1.1, whole genome shotgun sequence DNA window includes the following coding sequences:
- the LOC114785661 gene encoding MYCBP-associated protein-like isoform X2: MSANMEQLQNHSPRREDVQALIIKQEDLEKLRMPQPPRHSHKAPTVTRVVVRRNRPADEIKKKTVLVARPLPEDTAPQLVDYSGPGGPRFDSQGMILPHSILGSLEEFKKDMEARGELELIKGVPDRQELPDLPVGGRRSEEGPGERPHHGYDHQSHALRHWQGQMSERRRQRDFISRLLQRPAEGLLMSQSYRYRHIQEQRELLSRALPALHSGFGRGAGSEFWSQPQRFGDESSGIAATLTQTERGNPEPVTHISQPHCILQETGNVLRDPPSGWESSEYLHQRRDELREMLQDLDFNQPDMDALAVIGSGQPFSCVSIQRSPLLEEQEEEEKRSDQQPREHEDPLAQYEDVVTEPLLVPALRFCGQLSCWTGSSPLHRGAVGIRARLMFEAEVGLSVNSHVELQNEGSTAIYYNWQRIPAPHSFPEARPAMGTQQFYFNTSAGVILPGDTQRVTCTFKPARAGITAEVWHLNTHPVLLGGAAMQVTLRGVAFCQDRTAERRAAIERELQHKEALSACRSMLSDVLRRVRTPERPESPIPVGTEEEEFLSINPSLHFHRETIEALKTLWCEVTAATARSDSPEGHAWDLSLSNLRQAVLSLPESDPSLTPAGVCREAALAEYNALLSELHKPHFPAPSLSLLSTGLQLWRELLDGLEEEAARLGRALAFLDTETEDLNSGKKGVPAPREDKKAPPVEDPAGRKRRSLEEDPARGLSSSTASPEPDGTGDHAEPRKPELLRQRLFQQVYVLMEGLVDSFCDLHDECLHNQSHSQKA; encoded by the exons ATGTCTGCAAACATGGAGCAGCTCCAGAACCACAGCCCGAGAAGAGAGGATGTCCAGGCTCTCATCATCAAACAGGAGGACTTAGAAAAG CTTCGGATGCCCCAGCCACCCAGGCACTCCCACAAAGCTCCAACAGTCACGCGTGTTGTGGTGCGGCGGAACCGTCCTGCAGacgaaataaaaaagaagacgGTGCTTGTCGCCCGGCCTCTCCCAGAAGACACGGCACCACAGCTTGTGGACTACAGCG GGCCAGGTGGTCCACGCTTTGACAGCCAGGGGATGATCTTGCCTCACAGCATCCTGGGAAGCCTGGAGGAATTTAAGAAAGACATGGAAGCAAGAGGAGAGCTGGAG CTGATAAAAGGAGTGCCAGACAGGCAGGAGCTCCCAGATCTGCCCGTGGGAGGCCGGAGGAGTGAGGAGGGGCCCGGAGAGCGGCCCCACCATGGCTATGATCATCAGAGCCACGCTCTCAGGCACTGGCAGGGCCAAATGTCCGAGCGACGACGCCAGCGGGACTTCATCTCTC GGTTGCTGCAGAGGCCAGCAGAGGGTCTGCTGATGAGCCAGTCCTACAGATACAGGCACATTCAGGAGCAGAGGGAGCTGCTCTCACGAGCGCTGCCAGCACTTCATTCCGGATTC GGTCGTGGTGCGGGCAGCGAGTTCTGGAGTCAGCCTCAGCGCTTTGGGGACGAGTCGAGTGGCATCGCGGCCACTCTTACGCAGACAGAACGCGGCAACCCAGAACCCGTAACACACATCAGCCAACCACACTGCATACTGCAGGAGAcag GCAATGTCCTTCGTGATCCTCCCAGCGGCTGGGAGAGCAGTGAGTACCTGCATCAACGCAGGGACGAGCTCCGGGAGATGCTGCAAGACCTGGACTTCAACCAGCCT gACATGGACGCGTTGGCGGTGATCGGCTCAGGCCAGCCCTTCTCCTGTGTCTCAATCCAGCGGTCACCTCTgctggaggaacaggaggaggaggagaagaggagtgaCCAGCAGCCGAGAGAACATGA GGACCCTCTGGCTCAGTACGAGGACGTGGTCACCGAGCCGTTGCTGGTGCCAGCGCTGAGGTTCTGTGGCCAGTTGAGTTGCTGGACTGGCAGCTCCCCCTTGCACAGG GGCGCAGTGGGCATCAGGGCACGGCTGATGTTCGAGGCCGAGGTGGGGCTCAGCGTGAACTCGCACGTGGAGCTGCAGAACGAGGGCAGCACTGCCATCTACTACAACTGGCAGAGGATCCCAGCACCCCACAGCTTTCCTGAGGCCAGGCCAGCGATGGGCACACAGCAATTCTACTTTAACACATctgcag GCGTGATTCTCCCTGGTGACACCCAGAGGGTGACGTGCACCTTCAAGCCCGCTCGTGCAGGGATCACGGCGGAGGTTTGGCATTTGAACACACATCCTGTGCTGCTGGGAGGAGCAGCAATGCAAGTGACACTTCGTGGGGTCGCTTTCTGCCAGGACAGAACCGCAGAGCGGAGAGCAGCCATCGAG CGGGAACTGCAGCATAAGGAGGCCTTGTCTGCGTGTCGGTCCATGCTGTCGGACGTGCTGCGCCGTGTTCGGACTCCAGAGAGGCCAGAATCCCCCATCCCAGTcggcacagaggaagaggagttcCTCAGCATCAACCCATCA CTGCACTTCCACCGCGAGACCATCGAGGCCCTGAAGACGCTGTGGTGCGAGGTCACTGCCGCCACGGCCAGGAGCGACTCGCCCGAGGGCCACGCCTGGGACCTGTCACTGTCCAACCTCAGACAG GCTGTGCTGTCTCTGCCTGAGAGTGACCCCAGTCTGACCCCCGCGGGCGTCTGCAGGGAAGCTGCCTTGGCCGAATACAACGCCCTGCTGTCAGAGCTCCACAAGCCCCACTTCCCTGCACCATCCCTGTCTCTTCTGTCTACCGG GCTGCAGCTGTGGAGGGAGCTGCTGGAtgggctggaggaggaggcggcgcgGCTGGGACGGGCGCTGGCGTTCCTGGATACGGAAACCGAGGACCTTAACAGCG GAAAGAAAGGAGTCCCCGCCCCGAGAGAGGACAAGAAAGCGCCCCCTGTAGAG GATCCTGCTGGCAGAAAAAGGAGGAGTCTTGAGGAGGACCCGGCAAGAGGCCTGTCCTCCTCAACAGCCAGTCCGGAACCTGACGGAACAGGGGACCACGCGGAGCCCCGAAAACCCGAGCTGCTCCGCCAGCGACTGTTCCAGCAG GTGTATGTTCTGATGGAGGGACTGGTGGACTCTTTCTGTGACCTGCATGATGAATGCCTCCACAACCAGTCACACAGCCAGAAAGCATAA
- the LOC114785661 gene encoding MYCBP-associated protein-like isoform X1, translating into MERDTMSQMCSVRFRKELSMSANMEQLQNHSPRREDVQALIIKQEDLEKLRMPQPPRHSHKAPTVTRVVVRRNRPADEIKKKTVLVARPLPEDTAPQLVDYSGPGGPRFDSQGMILPHSILGSLEEFKKDMEARGELELIKGVPDRQELPDLPVGGRRSEEGPGERPHHGYDHQSHALRHWQGQMSERRRQRDFISRLLQRPAEGLLMSQSYRYRHIQEQRELLSRALPALHSGFGRGAGSEFWSQPQRFGDESSGIAATLTQTERGNPEPVTHISQPHCILQETGNVLRDPPSGWESSEYLHQRRDELREMLQDLDFNQPDMDALAVIGSGQPFSCVSIQRSPLLEEQEEEEKRSDQQPREHEDPLAQYEDVVTEPLLVPALRFCGQLSCWTGSSPLHRGAVGIRARLMFEAEVGLSVNSHVELQNEGSTAIYYNWQRIPAPHSFPEARPAMGTQQFYFNTSAGVILPGDTQRVTCTFKPARAGITAEVWHLNTHPVLLGGAAMQVTLRGVAFCQDRTAERRAAIERELQHKEALSACRSMLSDVLRRVRTPERPESPIPVGTEEEEFLSINPSLHFHRETIEALKTLWCEVTAATARSDSPEGHAWDLSLSNLRQAVLSLPESDPSLTPAGVCREAALAEYNALLSELHKPHFPAPSLSLLSTGLQLWRELLDGLEEEAARLGRALAFLDTETEDLNSGKKGVPAPREDKKAPPVEDPAGRKRRSLEEDPARGLSSSTASPEPDGTGDHAEPRKPELLRQRLFQQVYVLMEGLVDSFCDLHDECLHNQSHSQKA; encoded by the exons ATGGAGCGAGACacgatgtcccagatgtgctcagtcaGATTCAG AAAGGAATTGTCCATGTCTGCAAACATGGAGCAGCTCCAGAACCACAGCCCGAGAAGAGAGGATGTCCAGGCTCTCATCATCAAACAGGAGGACTTAGAAAAG CTTCGGATGCCCCAGCCACCCAGGCACTCCCACAAAGCTCCAACAGTCACGCGTGTTGTGGTGCGGCGGAACCGTCCTGCAGacgaaataaaaaagaagacgGTGCTTGTCGCCCGGCCTCTCCCAGAAGACACGGCACCACAGCTTGTGGACTACAGCG GGCCAGGTGGTCCACGCTTTGACAGCCAGGGGATGATCTTGCCTCACAGCATCCTGGGAAGCCTGGAGGAATTTAAGAAAGACATGGAAGCAAGAGGAGAGCTGGAG CTGATAAAAGGAGTGCCAGACAGGCAGGAGCTCCCAGATCTGCCCGTGGGAGGCCGGAGGAGTGAGGAGGGGCCCGGAGAGCGGCCCCACCATGGCTATGATCATCAGAGCCACGCTCTCAGGCACTGGCAGGGCCAAATGTCCGAGCGACGACGCCAGCGGGACTTCATCTCTC GGTTGCTGCAGAGGCCAGCAGAGGGTCTGCTGATGAGCCAGTCCTACAGATACAGGCACATTCAGGAGCAGAGGGAGCTGCTCTCACGAGCGCTGCCAGCACTTCATTCCGGATTC GGTCGTGGTGCGGGCAGCGAGTTCTGGAGTCAGCCTCAGCGCTTTGGGGACGAGTCGAGTGGCATCGCGGCCACTCTTACGCAGACAGAACGCGGCAACCCAGAACCCGTAACACACATCAGCCAACCACACTGCATACTGCAGGAGAcag GCAATGTCCTTCGTGATCCTCCCAGCGGCTGGGAGAGCAGTGAGTACCTGCATCAACGCAGGGACGAGCTCCGGGAGATGCTGCAAGACCTGGACTTCAACCAGCCT gACATGGACGCGTTGGCGGTGATCGGCTCAGGCCAGCCCTTCTCCTGTGTCTCAATCCAGCGGTCACCTCTgctggaggaacaggaggaggaggagaagaggagtgaCCAGCAGCCGAGAGAACATGA GGACCCTCTGGCTCAGTACGAGGACGTGGTCACCGAGCCGTTGCTGGTGCCAGCGCTGAGGTTCTGTGGCCAGTTGAGTTGCTGGACTGGCAGCTCCCCCTTGCACAGG GGCGCAGTGGGCATCAGGGCACGGCTGATGTTCGAGGCCGAGGTGGGGCTCAGCGTGAACTCGCACGTGGAGCTGCAGAACGAGGGCAGCACTGCCATCTACTACAACTGGCAGAGGATCCCAGCACCCCACAGCTTTCCTGAGGCCAGGCCAGCGATGGGCACACAGCAATTCTACTTTAACACATctgcag GCGTGATTCTCCCTGGTGACACCCAGAGGGTGACGTGCACCTTCAAGCCCGCTCGTGCAGGGATCACGGCGGAGGTTTGGCATTTGAACACACATCCTGTGCTGCTGGGAGGAGCAGCAATGCAAGTGACACTTCGTGGGGTCGCTTTCTGCCAGGACAGAACCGCAGAGCGGAGAGCAGCCATCGAG CGGGAACTGCAGCATAAGGAGGCCTTGTCTGCGTGTCGGTCCATGCTGTCGGACGTGCTGCGCCGTGTTCGGACTCCAGAGAGGCCAGAATCCCCCATCCCAGTcggcacagaggaagaggagttcCTCAGCATCAACCCATCA CTGCACTTCCACCGCGAGACCATCGAGGCCCTGAAGACGCTGTGGTGCGAGGTCACTGCCGCCACGGCCAGGAGCGACTCGCCCGAGGGCCACGCCTGGGACCTGTCACTGTCCAACCTCAGACAG GCTGTGCTGTCTCTGCCTGAGAGTGACCCCAGTCTGACCCCCGCGGGCGTCTGCAGGGAAGCTGCCTTGGCCGAATACAACGCCCTGCTGTCAGAGCTCCACAAGCCCCACTTCCCTGCACCATCCCTGTCTCTTCTGTCTACCGG GCTGCAGCTGTGGAGGGAGCTGCTGGAtgggctggaggaggaggcggcgcgGCTGGGACGGGCGCTGGCGTTCCTGGATACGGAAACCGAGGACCTTAACAGCG GAAAGAAAGGAGTCCCCGCCCCGAGAGAGGACAAGAAAGCGCCCCCTGTAGAG GATCCTGCTGGCAGAAAAAGGAGGAGTCTTGAGGAGGACCCGGCAAGAGGCCTGTCCTCCTCAACAGCCAGTCCGGAACCTGACGGAACAGGGGACCACGCGGAGCCCCGAAAACCCGAGCTGCTCCGCCAGCGACTGTTCCAGCAG GTGTATGTTCTGATGGAGGGACTGGTGGACTCTTTCTGTGACCTGCATGATGAATGCCTCCACAACCAGTCACACAGCCAGAAAGCATAA
- the LOC114785661 gene encoding MYCBP-associated protein-like isoform X3 has product MAMIIRATLSGTGRAKCPSDDASGTSSLVSQRGSMCPRSTPHAMNRLLQRPAEGLLMSQSYRYRHIQEQRELLSRALPALHSGFGRGAGSEFWSQPQRFGDESSGIAATLTQTERGNPEPVTHISQPHCILQETGNVLRDPPSGWESSEYLHQRRDELREMLQDLDFNQPDMDALAVIGSGQPFSCVSIQRSPLLEEQEEEEKRSDQQPREHEDPLAQYEDVVTEPLLVPALRFCGQLSCWTGSSPLHRGAVGIRARLMFEAEVGLSVNSHVELQNEGSTAIYYNWQRIPAPHSFPEARPAMGTQQFYFNTSAGVILPGDTQRVTCTFKPARAGITAEVWHLNTHPVLLGGAAMQVTLRGVAFCQDRTAERRAAIERELQHKEALSACRSMLSDVLRRVRTPERPESPIPVGTEEEEFLSINPSLHFHRETIEALKTLWCEVTAATARSDSPEGHAWDLSLSNLRQAVLSLPESDPSLTPAGVCREAALAEYNALLSELHKPHFPAPSLSLLSTGLQLWRELLDGLEEEAARLGRALAFLDTETEDLNSGKKGVPAPREDKKAPPVEDPAGRKRRSLEEDPARGLSSSTASPEPDGTGDHAEPRKPELLRQRLFQQVYVLMEGLVDSFCDLHDECLHNQSHSQKA; this is encoded by the exons ATGGCTATGATCATCAGAGCCACGCTCTCAGGCACTGGCAGGGCCAAATGTCCGAGCGACGACGCCAGCGGGACTTCATCTCTCGTGAGTCAGCGAGGGTCAATGTGCCCAAGGAGCACGCCGCATGCCATGAACA GGTTGCTGCAGAGGCCAGCAGAGGGTCTGCTGATGAGCCAGTCCTACAGATACAGGCACATTCAGGAGCAGAGGGAGCTGCTCTCACGAGCGCTGCCAGCACTTCATTCCGGATTC GGTCGTGGTGCGGGCAGCGAGTTCTGGAGTCAGCCTCAGCGCTTTGGGGACGAGTCGAGTGGCATCGCGGCCACTCTTACGCAGACAGAACGCGGCAACCCAGAACCCGTAACACACATCAGCCAACCACACTGCATACTGCAGGAGAcag GCAATGTCCTTCGTGATCCTCCCAGCGGCTGGGAGAGCAGTGAGTACCTGCATCAACGCAGGGACGAGCTCCGGGAGATGCTGCAAGACCTGGACTTCAACCAGCCT gACATGGACGCGTTGGCGGTGATCGGCTCAGGCCAGCCCTTCTCCTGTGTCTCAATCCAGCGGTCACCTCTgctggaggaacaggaggaggaggagaagaggagtgaCCAGCAGCCGAGAGAACATGA GGACCCTCTGGCTCAGTACGAGGACGTGGTCACCGAGCCGTTGCTGGTGCCAGCGCTGAGGTTCTGTGGCCAGTTGAGTTGCTGGACTGGCAGCTCCCCCTTGCACAGG GGCGCAGTGGGCATCAGGGCACGGCTGATGTTCGAGGCCGAGGTGGGGCTCAGCGTGAACTCGCACGTGGAGCTGCAGAACGAGGGCAGCACTGCCATCTACTACAACTGGCAGAGGATCCCAGCACCCCACAGCTTTCCTGAGGCCAGGCCAGCGATGGGCACACAGCAATTCTACTTTAACACATctgcag GCGTGATTCTCCCTGGTGACACCCAGAGGGTGACGTGCACCTTCAAGCCCGCTCGTGCAGGGATCACGGCGGAGGTTTGGCATTTGAACACACATCCTGTGCTGCTGGGAGGAGCAGCAATGCAAGTGACACTTCGTGGGGTCGCTTTCTGCCAGGACAGAACCGCAGAGCGGAGAGCAGCCATCGAG CGGGAACTGCAGCATAAGGAGGCCTTGTCTGCGTGTCGGTCCATGCTGTCGGACGTGCTGCGCCGTGTTCGGACTCCAGAGAGGCCAGAATCCCCCATCCCAGTcggcacagaggaagaggagttcCTCAGCATCAACCCATCA CTGCACTTCCACCGCGAGACCATCGAGGCCCTGAAGACGCTGTGGTGCGAGGTCACTGCCGCCACGGCCAGGAGCGACTCGCCCGAGGGCCACGCCTGGGACCTGTCACTGTCCAACCTCAGACAG GCTGTGCTGTCTCTGCCTGAGAGTGACCCCAGTCTGACCCCCGCGGGCGTCTGCAGGGAAGCTGCCTTGGCCGAATACAACGCCCTGCTGTCAGAGCTCCACAAGCCCCACTTCCCTGCACCATCCCTGTCTCTTCTGTCTACCGG GCTGCAGCTGTGGAGGGAGCTGCTGGAtgggctggaggaggaggcggcgcgGCTGGGACGGGCGCTGGCGTTCCTGGATACGGAAACCGAGGACCTTAACAGCG GAAAGAAAGGAGTCCCCGCCCCGAGAGAGGACAAGAAAGCGCCCCCTGTAGAG GATCCTGCTGGCAGAAAAAGGAGGAGTCTTGAGGAGGACCCGGCAAGAGGCCTGTCCTCCTCAACAGCCAGTCCGGAACCTGACGGAACAGGGGACCACGCGGAGCCCCGAAAACCCGAGCTGCTCCGCCAGCGACTGTTCCAGCAG GTGTATGTTCTGATGGAGGGACTGGTGGACTCTTTCTGTGACCTGCATGATGAATGCCTCCACAACCAGTCACACAGCCAGAAAGCATAA
- the LOC114785827 gene encoding GTP-binding protein Rhes-like, translated as MEFKDAHHGAVSAISKAGVGILKLATAHWRHPDGDGGGSALERLAALVRRRRPDPCAAEPRNCRRVVVLGAPGVGKTSILRRFLRDGFDDRYQPTSEDFLRKLYRIRGETYQIDILDASGERSFPAKRRLSILTGDIFLLVFSVDDRGSFEEVVALRNEIFGAKAALLNGREPTRVPTVVCANKVDLPAEEWAVSPADVRGVFETSAKDGQNLDSAFEALARRGGLPPETGPSRHRRVSLRSYQALWPGEGRRRGGWRPLRGAVTRWRRRPSFGSDLRRVLGPRGAKRRNGPLEKCPVQ; from the exons ATGGAGTTCAAAGACGCGCACCACGGCGCGGTCTCCGCCATCTCCAAGGCCGGCGTGGGGATACTGAAGCTGGCCACGGCCCACTGGAGGCACCCGGACGGCGACGGCGGCGGCTCCGCGCTGGAGCGGCTGGCCGCGCTGGTGCGCCGCCGACGCCCGGACCCGTGCGCCGCCGAGCCGCGGAACTGCCGCCGCGTCGTGGTGCTGGGCGCGCCGGGGGTCGGCAAGACCTCCATCCTGCGCCGCTTCCTGCGGGACGGCTTCGACGACCGCTACCAGCCCACGTCCGAGGACTTCCTGCGGAAGCTGTACCGCATCCGCGGCGAGACGTACCAGATCGACATCCTGGACGCGTCCGGGGAGAGGAGCTTCCCCGCCAAGCGCAGGCTCTCCATCCTGACCG GTGACATCTTCCTCCTCGTCTTCAGCGTGGACGACCGGGGCTCCTTCGAGGAAGTGGTCGCTCTGCGCAACGAGATCTTCGGCGCCAAAGCGGCGCTGCTCAACGGCAGAGAGCCCACGCGGGTCCCCACGGTCGTCTGCGCCAACAAGGTGGACCTGCCCGCGGAGGAGTGGGCCGTGTCGCCCGCCGACGTCCGCGGCGTCTTCGAGACGTCCGCCAAAGACGGCCAGAACCTGGACAGCGCGTTCGAGGCGCTGGCGAGGCGCGGCGGGCTGCCGCCGGAGACCGGGCCGTCGCGGCACCGCAGGGTCTCCCTCCGGTCGTACCAGGCGCTGTGGCCGGGGGAGGGGCGGCGGCGAGGCGGATGGCGCCCCCTGCGGGGCGCTGTAACCCGCTGGCGGCGGCGGCCGAGCTTCGGCAGCGACCTGCGCCGCGTCCTGGGACCCCGCGGTGCCAAGAGGCGCAACGGCCCGCTGGAAAAGTGTCCGGTCCAGTGA